From a single Rutidosis leptorrhynchoides isolate AG116_Rl617_1_P2 chromosome 5, CSIRO_AGI_Rlap_v1, whole genome shotgun sequence genomic region:
- the LOC139850449 gene encoding B-box zinc finger protein 20-like — translation MKIQCDVCKENEASMYCSADEAALCDACDHQVHHANKLAGKHPRFSLHHPSPRESPLCDICREKKAFLFCQQDRAILCKDCDVAIHKVNQHTQTHNRFLLTGVKLSSTSTLYSDSTPLSDAKNGVVLNKQHKSSSSTIVNHTRSKTQNCQQELDWSGHGSDTSSISEYLIEMLPGWHVEDFLDPPPIFPKKLQSVPKPIWGDDLLDESLNGSFSPDLMGMWVPQAPPTAALSAPPSRYGNPVRQFEPGSNMGFGDHIINGSSLVFGPDNYNYIYNSDINKITKASRKWTSDNGNCFMVPQVSPTSNN, via the exons ATGAAGATCCAATGTGATGTTTGTAAGGAAAACGAAGCGTCGATGTACTGCTCGGCAGACGAGGCGGCACTGTGTGACGCCTGCGACCACCAAGTCCACCACGCTAACAAATTAGCGGGTAAACACCCGCGTTTTTCCCTTCACCACCCTTCTCCTAGAGAATCACCACTTTGTGATATTTGTCGAGAAAAAAAAGCTTTCCTGTTTTGTCAACAAGATAGAGCTATTTTATGTAAAGATTGTGATGTTGCAATTCATAAAGTCAACCAACATACACAAACTCACAATAGATTTCTTCTAACTGGTGTTAAGTTGTCTTCAACATCTACTTTATATTCGGATTCAACTCCTCTATCGGATGCTAAAAATGGTGTCGTTCTTAATAAACAACATAAATCAAGTTCTTCTACGATCGTGAATCATACTAGAAGTAAAACTCAAAACTGTCAACAAGAGTTAGATTGGTCGGGTCATGGATCGGATACAAGTAGTATATCGGAGTATTTGATTGAGATGCTACCCGGTTGGCATGTTGAAGACTTTCTTGATCCACCTCCAATATTCCCGAAG AAACTACAAAGCGTCCCGAAACCAATTTGGGGTGACGATCTACTAGATGAaagtttaaatggttcattttcgcCGGACCTGATGGGAATGTGGGTCCCACAAGCACCACCAACAGCAGCTCTATCAGCACCACCATCGCGGTATGGTAATCCAGTTCGACAATTTGAACCGGGTTCAAATATGGGTTTTGGAGATCACATAATAAACGGGTCATCACTTGTATTTGGTCCAGATAACTACAATTACATTTACAACAGTGATATAAATAAGATCACAAAAGCAAGCAGAAAATGGACATCTGATAATGGCAATTGCTTCATGGTGCCTCAAGTTAGTCCTACTTCAAATAACTAA
- the LOC139850448 gene encoding uncharacterized TPR repeat-containing protein At2g32450-like, which yields MTTRGSRSEKVRRIFQQFDLNKDGCLNRDEMSSLVVAVNPRVKFSHEQITAILDEVFRTYGEFIDSDKGLSFDGLLRTYDDGAGDVDRDFEALGLDLKSEINNNNNDNKNDSNNDTVVNNDNNEGEASVGDVKLSPEPQRQLRTATWAASPNHGIVFDDTWKLVDDLEALIKRLKMKQMKDLKMKGDSSDVFSDPGWSRELGPSTEMNKQIVWDETKHDYGVFVKELGVLRSRADGARSREEAFDGHMAIGRVLYDQMLYKEALVCFKRACELQPTDVRPHFRTGNCYYINGRYSEAKDEFILALDAAEVGGNQWGYLLPQIHVNLGISLEGEGMVVSACEHYREAAILCPTHFRALKLLGSALFGVGEYKAAVKALEEAIYLKNDYADAHCDLGSALHAMGNDDDAVKEFQKAIDLKPGHVDALYNLGGLYMDMGRYQRASEVYTRVLGLWPNHWRAQLNKAVSLLGAGETDEAKKSLKEALKMTSRVELHDALSHLKQLQKKKLNGNGNGEDSFIVIEPSKFKTFSEKTTLRKELATALDIRSFQRITRLFKCDVELLKKEMNETDTPVSYSGYGLPEKSIRKAALECILRRLLNFLKAETFVGAVKAINLKILSVLDESESGRVDLGLFFAVLAPICGGAPNRRKRIAFESLLWRPVNTEENGGNIKKADALRYIKLLRSIYITSHSVNSVNENLVIHGEMDDSLISLPEFLVMFDDQDSGFGVMSTLLKLEMSDRNRGGKHTCSVCKYPIIGSRFKEMKLKFSLCSQCYSEGKVAPNFKQEEYKFREYTNGSEAVKEKCMWFSSSQTSKSS from the coding sequence ATGACGACTAGAGGTAGCAGATCAGAGAAAGTAAGAAGGATTTTTCAACAATTTGATTTAAACAAAGACGGATGTCTTAATAGAGACGAAATGTCTTCTTTAGTTGTTGCTGTTAACCCTAGGGTTAAATTCAGCCACGAACAAATCACCGCTATTTTAGACGAAGTTTTCCGTACTTATGGTGAATTCATCGATTCTGATAAAGGTCTTAGTTTTGACGGCCTGTTACGTACTTACGACGACGGCGCCGGTGACGTTGATCGTGATTTTGAAGCCCTAGGTCTCGACctcaaatccgaaatcaacaacaacaataacgataataagaatgatagtaacaatgatactgttgttaataatgataataatgaaggtGAGGCTTCTGTTGGTGATGTGAAGTTGTCGCCGGAGCCGCAGCGGCAGCTGCGGACGGCGACATGGGCGGCGTCACCGAATCACGGTATTGTGTTTGATGACACGTGGAAGCTTGTGGATGATTTAGAGGCTTTGATTAAGAGGCTGAAGATGAAGCAGATGAAGGATTTGAAGATGAAGGGGGACAGTTCGGATGTGTTTTCGGATCCAGGGTGGTCTAGGGAGCTAGGTCCATCAACTGAGATGAATAAGCAGATTGTGTGGGACGAAACGAAGCACGATTACGGTGTTTTCGTTAAGGAGTTGGGGGTTTTGAGGAGTAGGGCTGATGGGGCGAGATCGAGAGAAGAAGCGTTTGATGGACACATGGCGATTGGTCGTGTGTTGTATGATCAAATGTTGTATAAAGAAGCATTGGTGTGTTTTAAAAGAGCTTGTGAATTGCAGCCTACTGATGTTAGACCACATTTTCGAACCGGGAATTGTTATTATATTAATGGAAGATATAGTGAAGCTAAAGATGAGTTTATTTTAGCTTTAGATGCAGCTGAGGTAGGTGGTAATCAATGGGGTTATTTACTTCCTCAAATTCATGTGAATTTAGGGATTTCGCTTGAAGGGGAGGGTATGGTTGTTAGTGCGTGTGAGCATTATCGAGAGGCTGCGATTTTATGTCCGACGCATTTTAGAGCTTTGAAGCTTTTGGGTAGTGCTTTATTTGGTGTAGGTGAGTATAAGGCTGCTGTGAAGGCGTTAGAAGAAGCGATTTATTTAAAGAATGATTATGCGGATGCACATTGTGACCTTGGGTCGGCTTTACACGCAATGGGTAATGATGATGATGCGGTTAAGGAGTTTCAAAAGGCGATTGATTTGAAACCGGGTCATGTTGATGCTTTGTATAATCTTGGTGGGTTGTATATGGATATGGGTCGGTATCAACGGGCTTCTGAGGTGTACACACGGGTTTTGGGTTTATGGCCTAATCATTGGCGGGCTCAGTTAAATAAGGCGGTGTCGTTGTTGGGTGCTGGTGAGACTGATGAAGCTAAAAAGTCTTTAAAGGAAGCTTTAAAGATGACTAGCAGGGTTGAATTACACGATGCTTTATCTCACTTAAAGCAACTGCAGAAGAAGAAATTGAACGGTAATGGTAACGGGGAAGATTCATTTATTGTGATTGAACCATCAAAGTTTAAAACTTTTAGTGAAAAGACAACGTTGAGAAAAGAATTGGCAACGGCTCTTGATATTCGGTCTTTTCAAAGGATCACTAGGTTGTTTAAATGTGATGTTGAGCTGCTTAAGAAGGAAATGAATGAAACTGACACCCCTGTTAGTTATTCTGGTTATGGTTTACCTGAAAAGTCTATTCGTAAGGCTGCTTTGGAATGCATTTTACGAAGATTACTTAATTTCTTGAAAGCCGAGACTTTTGTAGGGGCGGTTAAGGCAATTAATCTCAAAATTCTCTCGGTTCTTGATGAATCAGAATCTGGGCGGGTCGATTTGGGTTTGTTTTTTGCTGTTTTAGCCCCAATTTGTGGTGGTGCACCCAATAGACGAAAAAGGATAGCTTTTGAATCGCTTTTATGGCGTCCTGTTAATACAGAAGAAAATGGTGGAAATATTAAAAAGGCGGATGCTTTACGCTACATAAAGTTGTTAAGATCAATCTACATTACTTCTCATTCTGTTAATTCAGTTAATGAAAATTTGGTGATACATGGTGAAATGGATGATTCACTAATATCATTACCGGAGTTTCTTGTTATGTTTGATGATCAAGATTCGGGTTTTGGTGTCATGTCTACTTTATTGAAGCTTGAAATGAGTGATAGGAATCGAGGTGGAAAACACACGTGCTCGGTTTGTAAGTACCCTATAATCGGGTCTCGTTTCAAAGAGATGAAATTAAAATTTAGTCTATGTAGTCAATGTTACAGTGAAGGGAAAGTAGCTCCTAATTTCAAGCAAGAAGAGTATAAGTTCAGAGAGTATACTAATGGGAGTGAAGCAGTTAAAGAGAAGTGTATGTGGTTTAGTTCATCACAAACCTCTAAAAGTTCGTAA